In one Kluyveromyces marxianus DMKU3-1042 DNA, complete genome, chromosome 4 genomic region, the following are encoded:
- the SRP72 gene encoding signal recognition particle subunit SRP72 — protein sequence MVQEDLTELIRKFDFKEKNPKLQSTITACYKKLLAEGNDPHKARQIIFGDLVKEEKYDLLCYVFQKLFNDSKESATVEPDIIMFVLYAVYKSKKLGSDPETTKVVDFDKYLSVADNYASKDSISELERQVLHIVAQDAWKQKNPEKAFGIYKKLLEIPNDLDNTFELLCNKYAALSAIPYFSEVKEDISTVGENDTYDILYNKALGLCQLRDYNAALAVSTNALELAQKEEADLDDQRSIKLQLSYIHQLIGQYEEAKTLLKDVLDSSIDKSDMLYHIAKLNLKSFTDFSKFKDNMPLILREIEANHLVGSYNELSKQQFDVVSNNIESLKLFSNGTINRSTLPHSIANKFYSKNVNNVVLEPYEDQAEALSKKLDKYLVSGTKDSKTLLIYSLVCIQLLVKAKNLDKAISRAEKIWNHFPRDELSKEKRVISYILLKLYDEQNRSHSTSKHIEKLHKLFTEESLKEDPLFWEFIGFKLLEQGRIPDAERMFRGYAEINPNSASAKYMKELASADILNTDIDKIIGDVDVETIISSGISVFEKSKSKTTAIRPTPKKKRRVHKNKKLPKSYDENKKPDPERWLPLKERSTYRVSKKNIGKNTQGSKTSKASEAKLDITKKAAKKTNKSSKSKSNRRH from the coding sequence ATGGTACAAGAAGATCTAACCGAACTTATCAGGAAGTTTGATtttaaggaaaagaatCCAAAATTACAGAGCACTATAACAGCATGTTACAAGAAACTACTAGCTGAAGGGAATGACCCACATAAAGCTAGACAAATTATATTCGGGGATCTTGTGAAAGAGGAGAAATATGATCTTCTGTGTTACGTGTTCCAAAAACTATTCAATGACAGTAAAGAATCAGCTACAGTGGAGCCCGATATTATAATGTTCGTCCTTTATGCCGTATATAAATCGAAGAAGCTTGGTTCGGATCCTGAAACTACTAAAGTCGTTGACTTCGACAAGTATCTTTCCGTTGCTGACAATTACGCCTCAAAGGATTCGATCTCTGAACTAGAGAGACAAGTATTACACATTGTTGCCCAAGACGCTTGGAAGCAAAAAAACCCTGAGAAGGCATTTGGCATATACAAGAAATTACTTGAAATTCCAAACGACTTGGATAACACCTTTGAATTGCTTTGTAACAAATATGCTGCATTGTCAGCTATTCCATACTTTTCAGAAGTGAAAGAAGATATCTCCACAGTCGGTGAAAATGATACTTATGACATTTTGTACAACAAAGCACTAGGATTATGTCAATTGAGAGATTATAATGCTGCTTTAGCGGTCTCTACCAATGCATTGGAACTCGCACAAAAGGAGGAAGCTGACTTAGATGATCAGAGATCAATCAAGTTGCAATTATCATACATTCACCAACTTATAGGCCAATATGAAGAAGCCAAGACACTATTAAAAGATGTCTTAGATAGCTCAATCGATAAAAGTGATATGCTCTATCATATTGCAAAGCTCAATTTAAAGTCATTTACTGACTTTTCTAAGTTCAAAGACAATATGCCTTTGATATTGCGCGAAATAGAAGCCAATCACTTGGTTGGTTCTTACAATGAACTATCAAAACAGCAATTCGATGTGGTTTCAAATAATATCGAATCATTGAAGCTCTTCAGCAATGGTACGATTAACAGATCTACCTTACCTCATTCGATTGCTAATAAATTCTACTCAAAAAATGTCAACAACGTTGTACTTGAACCTTACGAGGATCAAGCGGAAGCCTTGTCCAAGAAATTAGACAAGTACCTTGTGAGTGGAACAAAAGATAGTAAGACTTTGCTCATTTATTCATTGGTTTGTATTCAATTGCTCGTTAAGGCAAAAAACTTGGATAAGGCAATATCAAGAGCCGAAAAGATTTGGAACCACTTCCCTAGAGATGAATTATCAAAGGAGAAACGTGTCATTTCTTATATCCTACTAAAATTGTATGACGAACAAAATAGATCACATTCGACGTCAAAACACATCGAAAAGTTGCACAAGCTCTTTACTGAGGAGtcattgaaagaagatcCGTTATTCTGGGAATTTATTGGATTTAAACTACTAGAGCAAGGGAGAATCCCCGATGCTGAACGTATGTTCAGAGGTTATGCTGAAATTAATCCAAACTCAGCCTCAGCAAAATACATGAAAGAACTTGCTTCCGctgatattttgaatacTGATATCGATAAAATTATTGGGGATGTCGATGTTGAAACCATTATAAGTTCGGGAATATCAGTTTTCGAAAAGAGCAAATCTAAGACAACTGCTATTAGACCTactccaaagaagaagagacgTGTTCAtaagaacaagaaacttCCAAAGAGCTACGATGAAAATAAGAAGCCAGACCCTGAAAGATGGTTAcctttgaaagaaagatctACCTACAGAGTCAGTAAAAAGAACATTGGTAAGAATACTCAAGGCTCAAAGACATCAAAAGCCAGTGAGGCCAAGTTGGATATAACGAAGAAGGCAGCAAAAAAGACGAATAAATCTTCCAAAAGCAAGTCTAACCGCAGACACTAA
- the NIP7 gene encoding ribosome biosynthesis protein NIP7, with protein MRQLTEEETKVVFEKLAGYIGRNIVYLVDNQDQPHVFRLQKDRVYYVPEHIAKLATSVARPNLMSLGLCMGKFTKTGKFRLHITSLSVLAQYAKYKVWIKPNGEMPFLYGNHVLKAHVGKMSDDIPEHAGVIVFSMHDVPLGFGVSAKSTSEARDLQPTSIVAFRQADIGEYLRDEDTLFT; from the coding sequence ATGAGACAATTAACAGAGGAAGAAACCAAAGTGGTATTTGAGAAACTAGCGGGATATATTGGGAGGAATATAGTGTATTTGGTGGACAACCAAGATCAACCTCATGTATTCAGATTACAAAAGGACAGAGTGTATTATGTACCAGAACATATTGCTAAGCTTGCTACTTCAGTAGCCAGACCAAACTTGATGTCATTAGGTCTATGTATGGGTAAGTTCACGAAGACAGGGAAATTCAGATTACACATTACATCTTTGTCGGTGCTTGCTCAATATGCCAAGTACAAAGTGTGGATCAAACCTAATGGTGAGATGCCATTCCTTTATGGTAATCATGTGTTGAAAGCACATGTTGGGAAAATGTCTGATGATATTCCTGAACATGCTGGTGTTATTGTATTTTCGATGCACGATGTTCCTCTAGGATTCGGTGTAAGTGCAAAGAGTACGTCTGAAGCCAGAGATTTACAACCTACAAGTATTGTTGCCTTCAGACAAGCTGATATTGGTGAATACTTGAGAGACGAAGATACTTTGTTCACTTAG
- the PUS1 gene encoding pseudouridine synthase PUS1 — MSEEQNLRPVYDDDQPGEEAYKRGAAYKQTRARKADYEDKLGSEKRQRTNDNGSTDKKETRSANSDESVALAVDSNGNPIPTEPRLPKRKVAVMIGYCGTGYHGMQYNPPNDTIEKELFEAFVRAGAISKANSTDLKKNGFQRAARTDKGVHAGGNVISLKLIIEDPDIKEKINKELPEQIRVWDISRVNKAFDCRKMCSSRWYEYLLPTYSLIGPKPSSYLYKEIAASKEEIPGVIEDDVESAEFWDLFHKEVDSKFTKEELEEISSFVMPKENFDENNPTYQKCKAYKKLETKHKRAYRISKERLERFRSALKQYEGTYNFHNFTLGKDFNDPSAKRFMKELTVSEPFVIGEEKTEWVSIKIHGQSFMLHQIRKMISMATLITRCFCPLERISQAYGAEKINIPKAPALGLLLEAPVYDGYNTRLQEFGYTPIDFSKFQSEMDAFKMKHIYDKIYQEEVNENVFNAFFSYIDTFNPSANQNQQEPLEAEIDEKKDLEDSKETENDTTDTINAAANKGKKPQRPIFDFLTARGITQAP; from the coding sequence ATGAGTGAGGAGCAAAATTTGAGACCTGTGTATGACGATGATCAGCCTGGCGAAGAAGCTTACAAGAGAGGTGCTGCTTACAAACAGACAAGGGCCCGTAAGGCTGACTACGAGGACAAATTGGGGTCTGAAAAGCGTCAGAGAACAAACGACAATGGTTCCACAgacaagaaagagactCGATCCGCGAATTCGGACGAGTCAGTGGCTTTAGCTGTGGATAGTAATGGGAATCCAATTCCTACTGAACCACGTTTGCCAAAGAGGAAAGTGGCAGTGATGATTGGATACTGTGGTACTGGGTACCATGGTATGCAATACAATCCTCCAAATGACactattgaaaaagaacttTTCGAAGCCTTCGTTAGAGCCGGCGCCATCTCGAAAGCCAACTCCacagatttgaaaaagaacgGTTTCCAACGCGCTGCAAGAACGGACAAAGGTGTGCATGCTGGAGGAAATGTCATCTCTTTGAAGCTAATTATCGAAGATCCGGACATCAAGgaaaaaatcaacaaagaaCTACCAGAACAAATTCGAGTTTGGGATATTTCTCGTGTCAACAAGGCCTTTGACTGTAGAAAGATGTGCAGCTCTAGATGGTACGAATATTTGTTGCCAACATACTCCCTTATTGGGCCCAAACCATCATCTTACTTGTATAAAGAGATAGCGGCTAGCAAAGAGGAAATTCCTGGTGTTATCGAGGACGATGTGGAAAGTGCAGAATTCTGGGATCTATTTCACAAGGAAGTTGATTCAAAGTTCACCAAGGAAGAACTAGAAGAAATATCTTCTTTCGTAATGCCAAAGGAAAATTTCGATGAGAACAACCCAACCTACCAGAAGTGTAAGGCCTACAAAAAACTGGAAACAAAGCACAAGAGAGCTTACAGGatttcaaaagaaagactTGAAAGATTCAGAAGCGCTTTAAAGCAATATGAGGGAACGTATAATTTCCACAACTTCACTTTAGGGAAAGATTTCAATGATCCAAGTGCAAAGAGATTCATGAAAGAGCTTACAGTCTCAGAGCCATTTGTTATTGGCGAAGAGAAAACTGAATGGGTTTCCATCAAAATTCACGGCCAGTCATTCATGCTACATCAAATTCGTAAAATGATCTCAATGGCTACATTAATTACCAGGTGCTTCTGTCCTCTAGAGAGAATCAGCCAAGCTTACGGCGCGGAGAAGATTAATATTCCTAAAGCTCCTGCACTTGGGCTACTTTTGGAAGCTCCGGTTTATGATGGCTACAATACCAGATTGCAAGAATTTGGTTACACCCCAATTGATTTCTCCAAGTTTCAAAGCGAGATGGATGCATTCAAAATGAAGCACATCTACGATAAAATTTACCAAGAGGAAGTCAATGAAAATGTCTTTAATGCATTTTTCTCTTATATAGATACCTTCAATCCTTCTGcaaaccaaaaccagcAAGAACCACTAGAAGCAGAAATTGATGAGAAAAAGGACCTTGAGGATTCAAAAGAGACCGAAAACGACACTACTGACACTATCAATGCCGCAGCAaacaaaggaaagaaaCCCCAACGTCCAATTTTCGATTTCCTCACGGCAAGAGGTATTACGCAAGCTCCATAA
- the RSM23 gene encoding mitochondrial 37S ribosomal protein mS29 — protein sequence MLRIQARNFSNGAAMQAAAKKKAPGFSKAQSGGKKTTKRVTAGSMYKRWQPAVATANLHKNATFVDLPIFNPQKMKGVEVNSFSEHQLQFLYRLGSFRQNQFNELFTRPVSLVRDSTTKKLFDTLEKSASKRIVITGEPGVGKTTLLAQLHAQALEKKALVFSISNSEILTNGRTDFFAEGEKYIQPMLVKKLLTKFAKSNSKELLQSITLSDNYKLVHSEGKDLSVKRNVNLTKGKSTLSDLLNIKAPSRNRGAVFDALIKELTTQTKIPVYFTVDNFSHLLTTPFTAYKDTSNKNIHLLKFQIGQSIFDLVSGDLKFAAKNSCVVLATSGSDRTNRTLPIGLNKLPHDPYLTRYHYEPLLAEKLLKGKCEEFEVAKLSKIEVAKLIEFYQKAGILLEKDLQNKSLEQLTEEKYFLSGNGNPRELLKSIALYPF from the coding sequence ATGCTGAGAATTCAAGCCAGAAACTTCTCAAATGGTGCTGCTATGCAAGCTGctgccaagaagaaagcCCCAGGGTTCTCCAAAGCGCAATCTGGGGGCAAAAAAACTACGAAGAGAGTTACTGCAGGCTCCATGTACAAAAGATGGCAACCTGCAGTGGCTACAGCCAATTTACACAAGAACGCAACTTTTGTTGATCTACCCATCTTCAACCCACAGAAGATGAAAGGTGTCGAGGTCAATTCTTTCTCCGAACATCAGCTACAATTCTTATATCGCCTTGGCTCTTTCAGACAGAACCAATTCAATGAATTATTCACACGTCCTGTGTCTCTTGTAAGAGATTCGACCACCAAAAAGTTATTCGATACTTTGGAAAAGTCTGCTAGCAAGAGAATAGTAATTACTGGTGAACCTGGTGTCGGTAAGACCACTCTTTTAGCGCAATTACATGCTCAGGCACTCGAAAAGAAAGCTCTAGTGTTCTCGATTTCTAATTCGGAGATACTCACCAATGGGAGAACAGACTTCTTTGCCGAAGGAGAAAAATACATCCAACCAATGCTTGTGAAGAAACTATTAACAAAATTTGCAAAGTCAAACAGCAAGGAACTACTACAGTCCATTACCCTATCGGATAATTACAAGTTAGTTCATTCTGAAGGTAAGGACTTGTCCGTTAAGAGAAACGTTAACCTAACCAAAGGTAAATCTACTCTATCTGATTTGCTAAACATAAAGGCACCATCCCGTAATAGAGGCGCGGTATTTGATGCTCTTATCAAGGAACTAACAACACAAACTAAAATCCCGGTATACTTCACCGTGGACAACTTTTCTCATCTGTTAACCACCCCTTTCACAGCTTACAAAGACACATCCAATAAAAACATTCACCTATTGAAGTTTCAAATCGGTCAATCAATCTTTGACCTTGTTTCTGGTGATCTAAAGTTCGCAGCTAAAAACAGCTGTGTTGTGCTTGCAACGTCAGGCAGTGACAGAACTAACAGAACTCTTCCAATCGGTTTGAACAAACTTCCTCATGACCCATACTTAACAAGATACCATTATGAGCCATTACTAGCCGAAAAGTTACTCAAAGGTAAATGCGAGGAATTTGAGGTTGCTAAACTAAGCAAAATCGAGGTTGCTAAATTGATAGAATTTTATCAAAAGGCTGGTATATTGTTGGAGAAAGATTTGCAAAACAAGAGTTTGGAACAGCTCACCGAGGAGAAATATTTCTTGAGTGGGAACGGTAATCCAAGAGAATTACTCAAGAGCATTGCTTTATATCCATTTTAA
- the CEG1 gene encoding mRNA guanylyltransferase, with product MDSNRVAPEIPGIRQPGQVTNDIRMLVCKLLNSPKPSNTFPGSQPVSFHLGDIEEKLLSEDYYVCEKTDGLRALMLIMVNPVTKEQGCFMIDRENNYYMVNGFRFPCLPRSNKKELLETLQDGTLIDGELVVQKNPVTKMQELRYLMFDCLAVNGRSLIQSPTSSRLAHLGKEFFKPYYDLRSFYPDRCATFPFKISMKHMNFSYDLVKVANSLDSLPHVSDGLIFTPVQRAYHIGGKDSYLLKWKPEVENTVDFKLILEPPLVEDKTLRKEDKNRFYYNFDVKPFFYLYVWQGGNDINNRLHDYDQPFSKKELELLGRTYKKFAEIEIDDKQWNELKAIQEPLNGRIVECSKDQESGAWKLLRFRDDKLNGNHVSVVQKVLESISDSVSLEDLEEVAAEMKIRWKQREEERKRAQHNQQTMSRSSNHHSSFSDRSTSHRPSLSERPSDQPKYVDDDDEDWSDEEPESKKQKI from the coding sequence ATGGATAGTAATAGAGTTGCACCTGAGATTCCCGGTATTAGACAGCCCGGGCAAGTCACTAATGATATTAGGATGTTAGTATGCAAATTGCTAAACTCTCCTAAGCCCTCGAATACTTTTCCGGGGTCCCAACCTGTTTCGTTCCATCTTGGTGATATTGAAGAGAAACTACTTTCGGAGGACTATTACGTGTGTGAGAAAACAGATGGTTTACGTGCTCTAATGTTGATTATGGTGAATCCTGTTACAAAGGAGCAGGGTTGCTTTATGATTGATCGTGAAAACAACTATTATATGGTCAATGGTTTTAGATTTCCCTGTTTACCTCGATCgaacaaaaaagaactaCTAGAAACGTTGCAAGATGGGACGTTAATAGATGGAGAGCTTGTGGTTCAGAAAAACCCAGTTACGAAGATGCAAGAGTTAAGATATTTAATGTTCGATTGTCTCGCTGTAAATGGGCGATCATTAATACAATCACCTACTAGTTCGCGTTTGGCGCATTTGGGTAAAGAGTTCTTTAAACCGTATTATGACTTAAGGTCGTTTTATCCAGATAGATGCGCTACGTTTCCATTTAAGATCTCAATGAAACATATGAATTTTAGTTACGATTTAGTGAAGGTGGCAAACTCTTTAGATTCTCTTCCACATGTTTCGGATGGTCTTATCTTTACACCAGTTCAAAGGGCATATCACATTGGAGGTAAGGACAGTTACCTTTTAAAATGGAAAccagaagttgaaaataCCGTAGATTTCAAACTAATCCTTGAACCACCTCTAGTTGAAGACAAAACTTTGCGAAAAGAGGACAAAAACAGATTTTATTACAACTTTGATGTTAAGCCATTCTTTTACTTGTATGTTTGGCAAGGTGGTAATGACATAAACAACAGGCTACATGACTACGATCAaccattttccaaaaaagaattggaacTATTAGGAAGAACTTACAAAAAGTTTGCAGAGATCGAAATTGATGACAAGCAATGGAACGAGCTAAAAGCGATTCAAGAACCATTGAACGgaagaattgttgaatGTTCTAAAGATCAGGAATCTGGGGCATGGAAGCTGCTTAGATTTAGAGATGATAAATTGAATGGTAATCATGTTTCTGTTGTACAGAAGGTTTTGGAGAGTATTAGTGATTCTGTCTCTTTAGAAGACCTAGAGGAAGTAGCTGCTGAAATGAAGATCAGATGGAAGCAACgtgaggaagaaagaaaaagagccCAACACAACCAACAAACAATGTCTAGATCATCAAATCATCACTCTTCGTTCTCAGATAGGTCTACTAGTCATCGCCCGTCACTCTCAGAAAGACCATCAGATCAGCCAAAAtatgttgatgatgatgacgaagactggtctgatgaagaaccagaaagcaaaaaacaaaaaatttaa